In Flammeovirgaceae bacterium 311, one DNA window encodes the following:
- a CDS encoding glycosyl transferase family protein (COG0463 Glycosyltransferases involved in cell wall biogenesis), producing MPLDSTNPLVSVIIPNYNNACFIEQTIQSVYDQSYKNFECIIVDDGSTDESIRLIETLKGRFSSLSLIRQRNSGPSKARNTGVKHSNGELLTFLDADDIWKNDKLKNQVSFILNTGADIIASYYVWFQNEILLYNREINLFPRDVFDYWFDTPFGPSSIMIKKSKLIAIGGWDETLRACEDNDLWFRCAINNLNMQIQPIEDIQIRLHSLSAKTNHDKMFKYHIKSFQKWVELLNHYEGDKTRFCDASRRKLSRARYYAYSMKMSDKVLQTFLEGFRACGYKFFLNKLVIYQIFSALRNHSTKLRWVRK from the coding sequence ATGCCATTAGATAGTACTAATCCATTAGTATCGGTGATCATACCAAATTATAATAATGCATGTTTTATTGAGCAGACTATACAGTCTGTCTATGATCAATCATATAAAAATTTTGAATGTATAATAGTAGATGATGGATCTACTGATGAATCAATCAGGCTTATAGAAACTCTAAAAGGTAGATTTTCTTCTTTATCCTTAATTCGGCAGAGAAATAGTGGGCCATCAAAAGCCAGGAATACTGGTGTTAAACATAGTAATGGTGAGCTACTTACTTTCCTTGATGCTGATGATATTTGGAAGAATGACAAACTCAAAAATCAGGTGTCGTTTATACTGAATACGGGTGCGGATATTATTGCTTCGTACTATGTTTGGTTTCAAAATGAAATACTGCTTTATAATAGAGAAATAAACTTGTTTCCTAGAGATGTATTTGATTATTGGTTTGATACTCCATTTGGACCTAGTAGTATAATGATAAAAAAATCAAAGCTTATAGCGATTGGGGGCTGGGATGAAACATTGAGAGCATGTGAAGATAATGATCTTTGGTTCAGATGTGCCATTAATAATCTTAATATGCAAATTCAACCCATTGAAGATATTCAGATTAGATTACATTCCTTAAGTGCTAAAACAAATCATGACAAAATGTTTAAATATCATATTAAATCCTTTCAGAAATGGGTTGAGCTACTTAATCATTATGAGGGTGATAAAACTAGATTTTGTGATGCAAGTAGAAGAAAACTTTCAAGGGCTAGATATTATGCTTATTCTATGAAGATGTCGGATAAAGTGTTACAAACTTTCTTAGAAGGATTTAGAGCATGTGGGTATAAATTTTTCCTAAATAAATTAGTGATTTATCAAATATTTTCAGCTTTGCGAAATCATTCAACAAAATTAAGATGGGTCAGAAAGTAG
- a CDS encoding group 1 glycosyl transferase (COG0438 Glycosyltransferase): protein MGQKVAVVLPEIEPFSFLKGGALATWVKEVYAFYDKQQFFIFSPKTSTPFRGFQVIQTSSLPTNWLNFTYLKEKSLAKLVKQNFYPSLVGFICKLKGIKIFHLHNRPTYSIVIRKLNPSAKIIVHMHNDHFLTLNKSTLNHVMLCTDVIICVSDYIRNNIEEYCRANGVIAKPLYTLYNGVDTNKFKKLQVSLNSKVIFFSGRLIPEKGVEQLIDAFIKVLKDFPDAVLKIAGGAGFGTNVDTEFIIRLKEKSSLYPANILFLGFVNHQEIHQLYNHSIIYVCPSIWNDPFPLTVLEAMSSGLALVASEKGGIPEAVGQAGLVVNPSNVEQLSNAIKTLLKDGLLTEQLGLQARQRVLEYFTWEKVSRQLWPYLFEHSP, encoded by the coding sequence ATGGGTCAGAAAGTAGCAGTTGTTTTACCAGAAATTGAGCCATTTTCATTTTTAAAAGGAGGCGCTCTAGCAACATGGGTAAAAGAAGTTTATGCTTTCTATGATAAGCAACAATTTTTTATTTTTTCTCCCAAAACCTCCACTCCCTTTAGAGGCTTTCAAGTCATTCAAACATCTTCACTACCTACTAACTGGCTAAATTTTACTTATTTGAAAGAGAAGTCTTTAGCTAAATTAGTTAAACAAAATTTTTATCCTTCTCTGGTTGGCTTTATCTGTAAGTTGAAAGGAATTAAAATATTTCACCTTCATAACAGGCCAACTTATAGTATTGTCATCAGAAAACTCAATCCTAGTGCTAAAATCATTGTGCATATGCACAATGATCATTTTCTTACTTTGAATAAGTCAACTTTAAATCATGTGATGTTGTGTACTGATGTGATCATTTGTGTGAGTGATTACATTAGAAATAACATTGAAGAATACTGTCGTGCTAACGGAGTAATTGCAAAACCTTTATATACGCTCTACAATGGAGTCGATACAAACAAATTTAAAAAACTTCAAGTATCGCTTAATTCTAAGGTTATTTTTTTCTCTGGCAGGCTCATACCTGAAAAAGGTGTTGAACAGCTAATAGACGCATTCATCAAGGTATTAAAAGATTTTCCTGATGCAGTACTAAAAATTGCTGGTGGTGCTGGTTTTGGCACAAATGTCGATACTGAATTCATAATTAGACTTAAAGAAAAAAGCAGTCTGTATCCTGCCAACATTCTGTTTCTGGGCTTTGTAAACCATCAGGAAATCCATCAACTCTATAATCATTCCATAATTTATGTTTGTCCTTCCATATGGAATGATCCTTTCCCGCTCACAGTTTTAGAAGCAATGTCAAGTGGTCTAGCACTGGTAGCTTCAGAAAAAGGAGGTATTCCTGAAGCAGTTGGTCAAGCTGGTTTGGTTGTTAATCCCTCTAATGTAGAGCAACTATCAAATGCAATCAAAACCCTACTCAAAGATGGTCTATTAACCGAGCAGTTGGGGCTGCAGGCAAGACAGCGTGTGCTGGAATATTTTACTTGGGAAAAAGTATCAAGACAACTCTGGCCTTACCTTTTTGAGCATTCTCCCTAG
- a CDS encoding group 1 glycosyl transferase (COG0438 Glycosyltransferase) — protein sequence MRVVHINEGLGLSETFIVDLALGLSQVYDYEFIASDRAAIKISFKYNITKFIPSSNFLFKKSLDIIGMNYKMRFNQKYAERIIPHLKHKSVAIIEYLSTAVRLRKALISIKIPYVVHVHGQDISSALKWKAYQKEIKIVFQEAYAIIAASNHIKRLLILEGCPSEKIYVIKYGVNPIGITPLSWKDRRKNNPSVIFIGRLTPKKNPIALLHAIKIVSDEIPGVRLTIVGDGPLMPECMNRIQQLGLQQNVTLLGALSRERAFEHLNNHWVYAQHSVTSYLGDQEGFAISIAEAALHELPVVSTIHNGIPENVIDGVTGVLVKEYDYESMAEHIKLLLKNPDMAEKMGKAGRARILEQNIPEVRLKAISKLLLEATC from the coding sequence ATGCGAGTAGTACATATAAATGAAGGACTTGGTTTGTCTGAAACCTTCATTGTGGATTTAGCCTTAGGCCTATCGCAGGTTTATGATTATGAGTTTATTGCATCTGATAGAGCAGCTATAAAAATCTCATTTAAATATAACATTACTAAATTTATACCCTCGTCAAACTTCCTGTTCAAAAAATCCCTTGATATTATTGGAATGAACTATAAAATGAGATTTAATCAGAAGTATGCAGAAAGAATTATACCACATTTAAAGCATAAGTCAGTTGCAATCATCGAATATTTATCAACTGCTGTCAGATTAAGGAAGGCGTTAATTTCCATCAAAATTCCGTATGTTGTTCATGTACATGGTCAAGATATTTCTTCAGCTTTGAAGTGGAAAGCATATCAAAAAGAAATTAAGATTGTATTTCAGGAAGCTTATGCAATTATTGCAGCATCAAACCATATAAAAAGATTGTTGATTCTGGAAGGATGTCCAAGCGAGAAGATTTATGTAATAAAATATGGTGTTAACCCCATAGGAATTACTCCTCTTTCCTGGAAAGACCGGAGAAAGAATAATCCTTCTGTGATATTTATTGGCAGGTTAACTCCAAAAAAAAATCCTATTGCACTTCTTCATGCTATTAAAATTGTTAGTGATGAAATTCCAGGTGTTAGACTAACAATTGTGGGTGATGGACCTTTGATGCCTGAGTGTATGAATAGAATACAGCAACTTGGACTACAACAAAATGTCACTTTATTAGGGGCGTTATCAAGAGAAAGGGCATTTGAACACCTGAACAATCATTGGGTTTATGCACAGCATAGCGTGACTTCCTACTTGGGCGATCAGGAAGGATTTGCTATAAGTATTGCTGAAGCGGCTTTGCATGAGCTACCAGTTGTGTCGACAATCCATAATGGAATTCCTGAAAATGTTATTGATGGAGTAACTGGCGTTCTGGTAAAAGAATACGATTACGAATCGATGGCGGAACATATAAAACTGCTATTAAAAAATCCTGATATGGCTGAAAAAATGGGTAAAGCTGGAAGAGCACGTATTCTTGAACAAAATATACCAGAGGTTAGATTAAAGGCAATCAGCAAATTACTTTTAGAGGCTACTTGTTGA